The Sedimentisphaera salicampi genome includes a region encoding these proteins:
- a CDS encoding sulfatase yields MIKRRDFLKKTILAGAAAAAAPMSFGLTEKKPNILFVFIDDMGFADPSCFGNYKIKTPNIDRLASEGTKLTNFYVNSPICSPSRVSVMTGQYPQRWRIHSYLNSRKINKKRGMANYLSTEAPVTAGELKRAGYNTAHFGKWHVGGGRDVDDAPLPQEYGFDESLVSFEGLGERLLFEDHGLSRQSAKLGHGKLTETPKHKTTEYYVNRSLKFMEKSVKAERPFYIELFPNDVHDWHLPKEGEAEKMESVTQNPWEQDFFAILKEMDKQLGRAFDKVKQLGIEDNTLIVFTSDNGPTDWGRYYRDGWTPPGSTGEFYGRKWSLYEGGIRMPFIAKWQGKIQAGTINSEAVCAGIDLSPTFLNVTGGKASAEKDGQDMMPALLGKNFERKKPICWQYGKPFATLMPGNKEFISPSFAVRDGKWKLLINPDGSNAELFDLQSDIKETTNLAAQKPDKVKELKAEIKSWAKDVGIEEAVKF; encoded by the coding sequence ATGATCAAAAGAAGAGATTTCCTGAAAAAGACAATTCTTGCGGGGGCAGCGGCCGCTGCTGCACCAATGAGCTTCGGGCTCACAGAGAAAAAGCCGAATATCCTTTTTGTGTTCATAGATGATATGGGCTTTGCCGATCCTTCCTGCTTCGGGAACTACAAAATCAAAACCCCCAACATAGACAGGCTCGCATCGGAGGGCACAAAGCTCACCAACTTCTACGTAAACTCCCCGATATGCTCTCCTTCCCGCGTATCTGTAATGACAGGCCAGTACCCGCAGAGATGGAGGATACATTCCTACCTGAATTCACGAAAGATCAACAAAAAACGCGGTATGGCAAATTATCTCTCCACGGAGGCTCCGGTTACCGCGGGCGAGCTGAAACGAGCGGGCTACAACACAGCACATTTCGGCAAATGGCATGTTGGAGGCGGAAGAGACGTTGATGATGCCCCCCTGCCTCAGGAATACGGCTTTGATGAATCACTCGTTTCGTTTGAAGGGCTCGGAGAGAGGCTTTTATTCGAAGACCACGGCCTATCAAGACAAAGCGCAAAGCTCGGCCACGGCAAACTTACTGAAACCCCCAAACATAAAACAACAGAATATTACGTAAATCGTTCTCTGAAATTTATGGAGAAAAGCGTTAAAGCTGAGAGGCCTTTCTACATTGAGCTTTTCCCCAATGATGTTCACGACTGGCACCTGCCTAAAGAGGGCGAGGCCGAGAAGATGGAATCTGTTACGCAGAACCCTTGGGAGCAGGATTTCTTTGCCATACTAAAAGAGATGGATAAACAGCTCGGAAGGGCATTCGATAAAGTTAAGCAGCTCGGAATAGAAGACAACACGCTGATAGTTTTCACAAGCGACAACGGACCGACAGACTGGGGACGCTACTACCGAGACGGCTGGACTCCCCCGGGATCAACAGGGGAATTCTACGGCAGAAAATGGAGCCTCTATGAAGGCGGAATAAGGATGCCGTTTATAGCGAAATGGCAAGGCAAAATCCAGGCAGGCACAATAAACAGCGAGGCAGTATGCGCAGGGATAGATCTTTCGCCGACATTCCTCAATGTTACAGGGGGGAAGGCTTCTGCTGAGAAAGACGGGCAGGATATGATGCCTGCGCTTCTCGGGAAAAATTTCGAGCGTAAAAAGCCAATCTGCTGGCAATATGGAAAACCTTTCGCAACCCTGATGCCCGGGAACAAAGAGTTTATAAGCCCCTCGTTTGCAGTCAGAGACGGCAAATGGAAGCTGCTTATCAATCCGGACGGCTCAAACGCTGAGCTTTTTGACCTGCAGAGCGACATAAAGGAAACCACTAACCTCGCGGCTCAGAAGCCTGATAAGGTTAAAGAGCTCAAGGCTGAGATTAAGAGCTGGGCGAAAGACGTGGGGATTGAAGAAGCCGTAAAATTCTAA
- a CDS encoding permease — translation MDFFTIFFDSLMQAAPYVILGMLIAGAVRNYVPQSVLQNNLGGRSPLTLLKSVGIGCLLPLCSCGTIPLGIGLYRSGAAIGNMLAFMTSAPVLSPVLIVLAIKLLGFKITLTLIFSAVVGALIIGWLGNRLFSPQGEFSSDPRCENMEFKYHSKLAEKGRTGKLLETVRWSFFDLGADICIDILIGLGIVSIILAILPMEWISRWLGQQDLFTLVYVVILGIFTYACSIPSIPIIQGLLLMGASPGAAMAYMIAGPATNFGELYAIGKSMGKKPAVYYAGALIVLAIAAGYLTDRLVFPDYQYRAFREQGELVIKQCCVPVIFGEGVDVGEAQVPGWHWPFGFLLFAVIGFGFFKKVKHFLVNPCECCVWKSYGQGDSCGAKCHVRRKHDLFQKYIAQPVKKLMKNY, via the coding sequence ATGGATTTTTTTACGATCTTCTTTGATTCACTTATGCAGGCCGCACCGTATGTAATACTGGGTATGCTGATTGCAGGGGCGGTGCGGAACTATGTGCCTCAAAGCGTACTGCAAAATAATCTAGGCGGACGTTCCCCGCTCACTCTGCTCAAATCGGTGGGGATAGGATGCCTGCTTCCGCTTTGTTCCTGCGGCACGATACCCCTTGGAATCGGGCTGTACAGGAGCGGGGCGGCGATAGGGAATATGCTTGCATTTATGACATCCGCGCCGGTGCTCTCGCCTGTTCTGATTGTCCTTGCGATAAAGCTCCTCGGTTTCAAGATTACGCTCACATTAATTTTTTCTGCTGTTGTTGGGGCTTTGATTATCGGCTGGCTCGGCAACAGACTGTTTTCCCCGCAAGGCGAATTCTCGTCCGACCCCCGCTGCGAGAATATGGAATTCAAATACCACAGCAAACTCGCTGAAAAGGGCAGGACAGGCAAGCTTCTGGAAACTGTAAGGTGGTCTTTCTTTGATCTGGGAGCAGATATCTGCATTGATATCCTGATAGGGCTTGGCATTGTTTCGATTATCTTAGCAATTCTGCCTATGGAGTGGATTTCGAGATGGCTCGGGCAGCAGGATTTGTTTACACTGGTTTATGTGGTTATTCTCGGGATTTTCACCTACGCATGCAGCATCCCCTCTATCCCGATAATTCAGGGTCTTTTGCTTATGGGAGCCTCTCCCGGTGCGGCGATGGCGTATATGATTGCAGGGCCGGCTACAAACTTCGGAGAGCTCTACGCAATAGGCAAATCAATGGGGAAAAAGCCCGCTGTTTATTATGCAGGAGCTCTGATTGTGCTTGCGATAGCTGCGGGATACCTTACCGACAGGCTTGTCTTCCCCGATTATCAGTACCGGGCTTTCAGGGAGCAGGGCGAGCTTGTGATTAAGCAGTGCTGCGTGCCGGTGATATTTGGAGAGGGGGTTGATGTGGGGGAAGCTCAGGTGCCCGGATGGCACTGGCCTTTCGGTTTTCTGCTTTTCGCAGTGATTGGCTTTGGTTTTTTCAAAAAGGTAAAACACTTTCTGGTAAATCCATGCGAATGCTGCGTATGGAAGAGCTACGGGCAGGGCGATTCATGCGGGGCAAAATGCCATGTAAGAAGGAAACACGACCTGTTCCAGAAATATATAGCCCAGCCCGTTAAAAAGTTAATGAAAAATTATTAA
- a CDS encoding arylsulfatase, which produces MRRRDFIKASFAASFAAASGSLIAAESRKKPNIVVIMVDDMGYSDIGCFGSEIETPNLDGLAKQGVRFTDFHNTARCCPSRASILSGLYPHQAGMGWMYKDHDLEGYQGHIHRNCVTIAEVLRPAGYFTAITGKWHVGRAIPSQIPTSRGFDRFFGCPTGAGFFYQPNKEVYLNDKLKYNSKSEMPEGFYTTHAWVDYGIQFAKEAFKQDKPFFYYLAHNAPHWPLQAPKETIEKYRKRYLCGWDELRRQRYERMKRMGILKEQWGLSHDKREDWDKLKNARYRWYKRGIPAWDELSEKEQKEQADMMAVYAAMIDEMDKSVGRLVDFLKEKGEYENTVFMFLSDNGGCAEGRAEAHNFGKNTGRLGGPESFIRCGRAWAHAQNTPFKLFKHYTHEGGIATPLIFSWPAKTKNKAGKINRTPGHIIDIMATCIDIADAEYPKKFHGNDIPPYEGKSLLPAALQDKPIERDAIFWEHEGNRAIRKGKWKLVSYVKEIRKFKTSAGWELYDMDKDKSEIHDLAQKYPEKVKELAELWEKWARRTKAKPWPWG; this is translated from the coding sequence ATGCGTAGAAGAGATTTTATCAAGGCATCGTTTGCGGCTTCATTTGCTGCTGCTTCAGGTAGTTTGATTGCCGCTGAAAGCAGAAAGAAGCCCAATATCGTAGTGATTATGGTGGATGATATGGGCTATTCAGATATCGGGTGTTTCGGCAGCGAAATCGAAACCCCGAATCTCGACGGCCTCGCAAAGCAGGGCGTGCGTTTTACAGACTTCCACAACACCGCAAGGTGCTGCCCGTCTCGTGCAAGCATACTCAGCGGGCTCTACCCCCATCAGGCGGGAATGGGGTGGATGTATAAAGACCACGACCTTGAGGGCTATCAGGGACACATCCACAGAAATTGCGTTACGATAGCAGAAGTGCTCAGGCCAGCAGGCTATTTCACCGCAATCACAGGCAAATGGCACGTGGGAAGAGCTATCCCGAGCCAGATACCAACCTCGCGAGGATTCGACCGCTTCTTCGGCTGCCCAACTGGTGCTGGCTTTTTCTACCAGCCGAACAAAGAGGTTTATCTAAATGATAAACTAAAATACAACAGCAAATCGGAAATGCCCGAAGGCTTCTACACCACACACGCATGGGTTGACTACGGGATTCAATTCGCAAAAGAGGCCTTCAAGCAGGATAAACCGTTTTTCTACTACCTCGCCCATAACGCCCCGCACTGGCCATTGCAGGCCCCGAAGGAAACGATCGAGAAATACCGCAAACGCTATCTATGCGGCTGGGACGAGCTGCGCAGGCAGAGATACGAACGTATGAAGCGGATGGGCATTCTCAAAGAGCAGTGGGGGCTTTCTCACGATAAAAGGGAAGACTGGGACAAGCTCAAAAACGCCCGCTACCGCTGGTATAAGCGGGGCATACCTGCGTGGGATGAACTCAGCGAGAAAGAACAGAAAGAGCAGGCCGATATGATGGCCGTTTACGCCGCTATGATCGACGAGATGGATAAGAGCGTGGGGAGGCTGGTGGATTTCCTCAAAGAAAAGGGCGAATATGAGAATACCGTATTTATGTTCCTCTCTGATAACGGGGGATGCGCTGAGGGAAGAGCCGAAGCCCACAACTTCGGCAAGAATACCGGCAGGCTCGGAGGACCAGAGAGCTTTATCAGATGCGGCAGGGCCTGGGCTCACGCTCAGAATACACCCTTCAAGCTTTTCAAACATTACACCCATGAAGGCGGAATCGCTACGCCGCTGATCTTCTCATGGCCGGCTAAAACGAAAAATAAGGCTGGCAAGATCAACCGCACGCCCGGGCATATTATCGATATTATGGCTACGTGCATTGACATAGCTGATGCGGAGTATCCAAAGAAGTTCCACGGCAACGATATCCCGCCTTACGAAGGCAAAAGCCTTCTGCCCGCCGCTCTGCAAGATAAGCCAATCGAAAGAGACGCCATTTTCTGGGAACACGAGGGCAACCGTGCAATCCGCAAGGGGAAATGGAAGCTGGTTTCGTATGTGAAAGAGATACGGAAATTTAAAACTTCAGCGGGCTGGGAGCTTTATGATATGGATAAGGATAAATCCGAAATACACGACCTTGCCCAAAAATATCCTGAGAAGGTAAAAGAGCTGGCGGAACTGTGGGAAAAATGGGCGAGAAGAACGAAAGCTAAACCGTGGCCTTGGGGCTGA
- a CDS encoding sulfatase-like hydrolase/transferase, translated as MHSRRDFLKFVGLAVSGLCFKSSLASDVKNVNNNQLNILLITADDMAYDTPGCFGGNIPNVTPNLDRLAGQGMIFKKAHVNVAVCTPSRSVIQTGRYQHNNGVMEFQLIDNKVPTLTECLHDDGYLNGIIGKATIGGHGPNFENFGDTYKGHWDYLIAGDIDNNFGRNPQLFYEQSNGFFKKANSLGKPFFLMANSHDPHRPFFGSEKEKKNWWIAKSNPAPSKIFTEEEIKVPPFLPDLPEIKKELAQYYSSSRRCDDSIGQVLKSLDDNGLTENTLVMFLSDNGMAFPFAKTNCYLFSTRTPWIIRLPGKIEPGSINESDFISTVDYMPTVLDAVGVKKPEGMDGRSFLPLLKGKPQFDRDAVFTQYNAGSGYVNYNGHGPYRFFTMRCIQTERFGYIFNPWAVTDRHFHTDTHHGLTFSAMKKAAEKDPQLKARISMLMQRTLEEFYDFKNDPAARRNLINDSVYFEKINELRNRLKNWMIETNDPALKAFEQRADVNELEKFMSKQESSSNEYWKGRIAEYKNTIINWENKSSTGIFNIKFKKKADLRVVVRSWGGKTVFDSRTLKEDRLVVDISNYPKGEYIMVLWINEKNLVKKISYQ; from the coding sequence ATGCATTCGAGAAGAGATTTTCTAAAATTTGTCGGTTTAGCGGTCAGTGGCTTATGTTTCAAAAGTAGTTTAGCTTCAGATGTAAAAAACGTAAACAATAATCAATTGAACATACTTTTAATTACCGCCGATGACATGGCTTATGACACACCTGGGTGTTTTGGCGGAAATATCCCTAATGTCACTCCCAATCTTGATCGGCTTGCCGGCCAGGGAATGATATTCAAAAAAGCTCATGTCAATGTCGCTGTTTGTACTCCATCAAGATCAGTTATACAAACAGGAAGATATCAACACAATAACGGGGTAATGGAATTTCAGTTGATCGATAATAAGGTACCTACTCTGACTGAGTGCCTGCATGATGACGGTTATTTAAATGGCATCATCGGAAAGGCTACAATCGGAGGTCACGGGCCGAATTTTGAAAACTTCGGTGATACTTATAAAGGTCATTGGGATTATTTGATCGCAGGTGACATAGATAATAATTTTGGCCGAAATCCGCAATTGTTTTATGAACAAAGCAATGGATTTTTTAAAAAAGCTAACTCCTTGGGGAAACCATTCTTCTTAATGGCCAATTCCCATGATCCACACAGACCATTTTTCGGAAGCGAAAAGGAAAAAAAGAACTGGTGGATCGCCAAAAGCAATCCTGCTCCCTCAAAAATTTTCACTGAAGAAGAGATCAAGGTTCCCCCTTTTCTTCCTGATTTGCCTGAAATAAAAAAAGAATTAGCTCAGTATTACAGTTCATCTCGACGTTGTGATGACAGTATAGGCCAAGTTTTAAAATCTCTTGATGATAACGGACTAACTGAAAATACTTTGGTTATGTTCCTCTCAGACAATGGAATGGCCTTTCCTTTTGCAAAAACTAATTGTTATTTATTCAGCACCAGAACCCCATGGATCATTCGACTGCCCGGTAAGATCGAGCCTGGCAGTATCAATGAAAGCGATTTTATTTCAACTGTAGATTACATGCCCACTGTCTTGGATGCTGTCGGTGTCAAAAAACCCGAAGGTATGGATGGAAGGTCTTTTTTACCTCTTTTGAAAGGCAAGCCCCAATTTGACCGTGATGCGGTATTCACCCAGTATAATGCGGGCTCGGGTTATGTAAATTACAACGGTCATGGGCCTTATCGCTTTTTCACAATGAGATGTATTCAAACCGAAAGGTTCGGCTATATTTTTAATCCTTGGGCAGTAACTGACCGCCACTTTCATACAGACACCCACCATGGGCTGACATTTTCGGCTATGAAAAAAGCTGCTGAAAAAGATCCGCAACTCAAAGCCAGGATAAGTATGCTTATGCAACGAACTTTAGAAGAATTCTATGATTTCAAAAATGACCCTGCTGCCCGTCGCAATCTCATCAATGATTCTGTTTATTTTGAAAAGATAAATGAACTCAGAAATCGGCTAAAAAATTGGATGATTGAAACAAACGACCCAGCTTTGAAAGCATTCGAACAACGCGCCGATGTAAATGAACTCGAAAAGTTCATGTCAAAACAGGAATCTTCCTCTAATGAGTATTGGAAAGGACGTATCGCCGAATATAAAAACACAATTATAAATTGGGAAAACAAAAGCAGTACAGGAATTTTTAACATCAAATTTAAGAAAAAAGCTGATCTGAGAGTAGTGGTTAGAAGCTGGGGTGGTAAAACTGTTTTCGATTCCCGAACCTTAAAAGAGGATCGGTTAGTTGTTGATATTTCCAATTACCCCAAAGGTGAATACATTATGGTCCTTTGGATCAATGAAAAAAATCTTGTCAAAAAAATCAGTTATCAATAA
- a CDS encoding DUF167 domain-containing protein — protein sequence MAGSLKIDKGPGWIELGFKIVPGSSRTMISGSLDGLIKVKVAAPPEKGKANKELISYLASRLNTKKKDIELVSGASNPVKRLKIYGAEPEKIMQICRE from the coding sequence ATGGCGGGCAGCCTTAAGATAGACAAAGGCCCAGGTTGGATAGAGCTTGGGTTTAAGATTGTTCCGGGCAGCAGCAGAACAATGATTTCAGGCAGCCTTGATGGATTGATCAAGGTGAAGGTGGCGGCCCCGCCGGAAAAAGGAAAAGCAAACAAAGAGCTTATCTCATATCTGGCCTCACGATTAAACACAAAGAAAAAGGATATTGAGCTTGTATCAGGTGCGTCCAATCCTGTTAAGAGGCTCAAGATATACGGCGCAGAGCCGGAAAAAATTATGCAAATTTGCAGGGAGTGA
- a CDS encoding metallophosphoesterase family protein: MKEKKYFSAFIVYVLLIQAGILAAEMEPPVKAPFEKLDTYCVNDWWNHAEKIKDNPNKIIDVDVPRDEVICFGMYTTEDSVLKLTAQLFPLYPNETRTVRLEFMRDGKWQEAARENVNDIGWSCLFRIEDWDETKDVRYRLRHGKKAEFEGLIRKDPVNKDEITVASLNCNSNKDRGMRENYVRNLRALDPDLLFFAGDQSYDHREHTAAWLLFGVQFRDVFRDRPCITIPDDHDIGQGNLWGEGGKKALSPAGDHGGYFYDPDYVKMVERCQTSHLPDPYDPTPIKQGINVYYTELSVGEVSFAIIEDRKFKSGPAKKIPQMGPRPDHVRDTSYDPKTIDLEGLKLLGDRQLTFLNDWADEPAPLKAVLSQTGFCGAATRHGNFKNLLHADLDSNGWPQTGRKKALTLINKAGAVHLAGDQHLTTLVRHGINEFRDGPFAFVAPAIINTYYHRWWSPADEEPGKNREPNNPLKYTGDYLDGFNNKITMYAYANPDIKNDILKDGFGLIRFDKKDKSVTFECWPRKCDVTKSGAEQMTGWPRTVTRVKTADGEYDWKIHPIK, translated from the coding sequence ATGAAAGAGAAGAAGTATTTTTCAGCATTTATAGTTTATGTATTGCTTATTCAGGCAGGAATTTTGGCGGCTGAAATGGAACCGCCGGTTAAGGCTCCGTTCGAGAAGCTTGATACCTATTGCGTGAATGACTGGTGGAATCATGCTGAGAAAATTAAGGACAATCCCAATAAGATTATTGATGTGGATGTGCCTCGTGATGAGGTGATCTGCTTTGGTATGTACACAACTGAAGACAGCGTTCTCAAGCTTACCGCCCAGCTTTTCCCGCTCTACCCAAACGAAACACGTACAGTGCGTTTGGAATTTATGCGGGATGGGAAGTGGCAGGAAGCCGCCCGCGAGAATGTGAACGATATAGGCTGGTCTTGCCTTTTCCGGATAGAAGACTGGGATGAAACCAAAGACGTTCGCTACCGCCTCCGCCATGGGAAAAAGGCCGAGTTTGAAGGGCTTATCCGCAAAGACCCTGTAAACAAAGATGAGATTACAGTGGCATCGCTCAACTGCAACTCCAACAAGGACAGGGGTATGCGTGAGAACTACGTTCGCAACCTCAGGGCTCTCGACCCAGACCTGCTCTTTTTTGCAGGCGACCAGAGCTACGACCACCGCGAGCATACCGCCGCATGGCTGCTTTTCGGAGTTCAGTTTCGTGATGTCTTCCGCGACCGCCCGTGCATTACAATCCCCGACGACCACGATATCGGACAGGGCAATCTCTGGGGCGAAGGCGGAAAGAAGGCTCTCAGCCCTGCAGGCGACCACGGCGGATATTTCTACGATCCCGATTACGTGAAGATGGTAGAGCGCTGCCAGACCTCGCACCTGCCCGACCCTTACGACCCTACGCCAATTAAGCAGGGCATCAATGTTTACTATACAGAGCTCAGCGTTGGTGAAGTGAGTTTTGCGATTATCGAAGACCGTAAATTCAAGAGCGGACCAGCCAAGAAGATACCGCAGATGGGGCCAAGACCAGACCACGTTAGAGACACCTCCTACGATCCGAAAACAATCGATCTTGAGGGGCTCAAGCTCCTTGGAGACAGGCAGCTTACGTTCCTGAACGACTGGGCGGATGAGCCAGCGCCTCTCAAAGCCGTGCTCTCACAAACAGGCTTCTGCGGAGCAGCTACACGTCACGGTAACTTCAAAAACCTGCTACACGCAGACCTTGACAGCAACGGATGGCCTCAGACAGGGCGGAAGAAGGCCTTGACGCTAATAAACAAGGCCGGCGCCGTGCATCTTGCAGGCGACCAGCACCTGACAACGCTTGTCCGCCACGGCATCAATGAATTTCGCGACGGGCCTTTTGCCTTCGTTGCCCCTGCTATTATTAACACCTACTACCACCGCTGGTGGTCTCCGGCTGACGAGGAGCCCGGCAAAAACCGTGAGCCGAATAATCCGCTCAAATACACCGGCGACTATCTCGACGGGTTCAATAACAAGATTACTATGTATGCATACGCCAACCCCGATATCAAAAACGACATTCTAAAAGACGGCTTTGGGCTTATCCGTTTCGATAAGAAAGATAAAAGCGTTACATTTGAATGCTGGCCGAGGAAATGCGATGTTACCAAATCCGGTGCTGAGCAGATGACAGGCTGGCCGCGCACGGTAACAAGAGTAAAAACCGCTGACGGCGAATACGACTGGAAAATCCACCCGATTAAATGA
- the argJ gene encoding bifunctional glutamate N-acetyltransferase/amino-acid acetyltransferase ArgJ — protein MMKKQGLTAPAGFLASGVQAGIKDLGSKDLGMISCPQGAKAAGVFTTNAVVSAAVEVCRENLACAKCFGVVVNSGVANACTGKKGLSDARSMCREAGKALKADQGAMLVASTGVIGRKLPMDKVRSGIRTCADLLSDSQEAARDFAEAILTTDTVSKQHTETVRISGKEVTIAGAIKGAGMIAPNMATTLCFLTADAAISKRLLQKALREAAGESLNKLTVDGHQSTNDTALLLSSGKAGNAPISRPKSPDYKKFYETLLSVCRNLTRQMALDAEGATKIFKVEVSGAVSKKDARKAARAVADYDLVKCAINGSDPNWGRIICAIGSCGAKVNVDNITCRLGRLTVFRSGRPVKFDKKRAEEIVSQKEHTILIDLGAGSGSDFCWGCDLSKKYVEINADYHT, from the coding sequence ATGATGAAAAAACAAGGATTAACAGCCCCCGCAGGGTTCCTCGCTTCCGGGGTTCAGGCGGGTATAAAGGATTTGGGCAGCAAAGACCTTGGAATGATAAGCTGCCCTCAAGGGGCAAAGGCCGCCGGAGTTTTTACGACAAATGCAGTTGTCTCGGCTGCTGTCGAGGTTTGCAGGGAGAATCTCGCCTGCGCCAAATGCTTCGGCGTTGTGGTTAATTCGGGCGTTGCAAACGCCTGTACCGGCAAAAAAGGCCTCAGCGATGCACGCAGTATGTGCAGGGAGGCGGGCAAAGCCCTCAAGGCAGACCAAGGGGCAATGCTTGTTGCTTCTACTGGGGTAATTGGCCGGAAGCTGCCTATGGATAAGGTACGCTCAGGGATCAGGACCTGCGCAGATTTGCTTTCTGATTCTCAAGAGGCGGCCAGAGATTTCGCAGAGGCAATCCTCACAACAGACACAGTTAGCAAGCAGCATACTGAAACAGTTCGCATCTCAGGCAAAGAAGTAACCATAGCCGGTGCGATAAAGGGAGCGGGCATGATAGCCCCCAATATGGCCACTACGCTCTGCTTTCTAACTGCAGATGCTGCCATAAGTAAAAGGCTTCTTCAGAAAGCCCTCAGAGAAGCAGCAGGTGAGTCCCTCAACAAGCTTACTGTTGACGGCCATCAAAGCACAAATGATACTGCTCTTCTCTTGTCTTCCGGAAAGGCCGGAAACGCACCAATAAGCAGGCCAAAAAGCCCAGATTATAAAAAATTTTACGAAACACTGCTAAGCGTATGTCGTAATCTTACCAGACAGATGGCTCTTGACGCTGAAGGGGCTACTAAAATATTCAAAGTTGAGGTTTCGGGGGCGGTTTCAAAGAAAGATGCCCGTAAAGCGGCAAGGGCTGTAGCGGATTATGATCTGGTAAAATGCGCAATAAACGGCTCAGATCCCAACTGGGGCAGAATAATTTGTGCGATAGGCTCTTGCGGAGCAAAAGTTAATGTTGATAATATAACTTGCCGGCTCGGAAGGCTTACCGTTTTCCGCAGCGGCAGGCCGGTAAAGTTTGATAAGAAACGTGCTGAAGAGATTGTTTCTCAAAAAGAGCATACGATCTTGATAGACCTTGGAGCAGGAAGCGGTTCTGATTTCTGCTGGGGTTGCGATTTGAGCAAAAAGTACGTCGAAATAAATGCCGATTACCACACCTGA
- a CDS encoding sulfatase, translating to MAAFSGSSLNKSSIAAAKDERKVKKPNLVFVMSDEHRKQAMGFMNEDPVYTPNFDKFAEKSMVFTNALCSFPICSPSRGTMWTGMYNISNGVMQNKHVWFDNVPTIFESLKNAGYNTAYVGKWHLDSHHKEHDSEISHGEYNKRRVASDHNNIVYYLREYCPRSRRPYIDFWHANECYNYLFNLCYYEDDPNEPVLGKRWQPEHETDVAIDYIKKQTKKNEPFALFLSYNPPHFGREQYPTGKDIPVEKSSWGFFAPEEYEKLYADMETTKRPNFERKHRNGKADNKNIIKGYFGAVTSIDHNFGRLMNYLEEMKLAEDTIVVYTSDHGDMVGSHGRWKKRTWYEESIGIPMMVSWPHKVKARNNNMLFNNVNLMPTLLGLMDIPVPDRVQGKDFSSVLKGGRVERPESTFVIYDYLLQRDKPSDNEYKLAEKHNIFSASGVWRCLRTERYSYVVQMIGNKYKLHLYDLEKDPYQMNPLEQKENEALFSKLDTLLLDWLKKTEDPFFKWYSEKTIPLKWS from the coding sequence ATGGCAGCCTTTTCAGGCAGCAGCTTAAATAAGAGCTCAATTGCAGCAGCAAAGGATGAACGAAAAGTCAAAAAACCAAACCTTGTGTTTGTGATGTCTGATGAACATAGGAAACAGGCGATGGGTTTTATGAATGAAGATCCCGTTTATACGCCAAACTTTGATAAATTCGCTGAGAAAAGCATGGTTTTCACAAATGCTTTATGTTCCTTTCCGATATGCAGCCCTTCAAGGGGAACAATGTGGACAGGAATGTATAACATATCTAACGGAGTTATGCAGAACAAACACGTATGGTTTGATAATGTGCCGACTATCTTCGAATCTTTGAAAAATGCCGGCTACAATACGGCTTATGTGGGTAAATGGCATTTGGATTCTCACCATAAAGAACACGACTCCGAAATAAGCCATGGAGAATACAATAAAAGAAGAGTGGCCTCAGACCACAATAATATTGTCTATTATCTTCGCGAGTATTGTCCCCGCAGCAGAAGGCCTTATATTGATTTCTGGCACGCAAACGAATGCTACAATTACCTGTTCAATCTTTGCTATTATGAAGATGATCCGAATGAGCCTGTTCTCGGGAAGAGATGGCAGCCTGAGCACGAAACAGATGTTGCAATTGACTACATAAAAAAACAGACTAAGAAAAATGAGCCTTTTGCTCTGTTTCTGTCTTATAATCCGCCGCATTTCGGAAGAGAACAATATCCAACAGGAAAAGATATACCTGTAGAGAAGAGCAGCTGGGGATTTTTTGCACCGGAAGAATATGAAAAATTATATGCAGATATGGAAACCACTAAACGCCCGAATTTCGAACGTAAGCATAGAAACGGCAAGGCTGACAATAAAAACATTATTAAGGGCTACTTTGGAGCGGTAACTTCTATTGATCATAATTTCGGCAGATTGATGAATTATCTGGAAGAAATGAAACTGGCAGAAGATACTATTGTTGTTTATACTTCAGACCATGGCGATATGGTGGGCTCACATGGAAGATGGAAGAAACGCACGTGGTATGAGGAATCCATAGGCATACCAATGATGGTAAGTTGGCCTCATAAGGTGAAAGCCCGCAATAATAATATGCTTTTTAATAATGTCAATCTTATGCCTACTCTGCTGGGATTGATGGATATTCCTGTTCCCGATAGAGTTCAAGGTAAAGATTTTTCTTCCGTTTTGAAAGGAGGCAGGGTTGAAAGGCCTGAATCGACGTTTGTGATTTATGATTATCTCCTGCAAAGAGACAAGCCCTCTGATAATGAATATAAGCTCGCAGAAAAACACAATATTTTCTCTGCAAGCGGTGTCTGGAGGTGTTTGAGAACTGAAAGATACAGCTATGTTGTTCAGATGATCGGAAATAAATACAAGCTCCATCTTTATGATTTAGAAAAAGATCCTTACCAGATGAATCCGCTAGAACAAAAAGAAAATGAGGCATTATTTTCAAAACTTGATACTTTGCTGCTTGATTGGCTTAAAAAAACTGAGGACCCGTTTTTCAAGTGGTATTCTGAGAAAACTATACCTCTCAAATGGTCTTGA